CAAAGAAAGAAGTGGATATCCAGGTTAGCTATGGTGATTTGCCTAGTTCTTTACTTGCAATGGCAAAGAGCTATACTGATCAGAATGTGTTGTTGGCTTTAGTTAATCCTTTAGTTGGCCAGAACCTGTAGACATGATGCAGTCTACTGTGCATCATATGTATATCTTCTCTTAAATTAATTACAAtgttaaattttagaaaattgttCATAAATGGGCCAGCTGTAATCATTTTATGCATTTATGCTAAACTAAATCTgcattgatttttcttttttctttttttgtcgtTAATAATTTTATTGCTGGGTTCAGTTCCTAAAGCTGGCAAGAAAGTAGCATCCCGGATAAACAATAGGAGCCATCTTTGGCAGAATCGAATGAGTGATGGCTTCCTAATAATGTGAGTAACAATGATACATACAAGCATTATTATCTCACAGACTGTTTAGATGTACTTGAAAATCTTTCCAATAATCTTGCTAGTTGTTCATTCAATTCTGCTTCTGCATAAATGAAATGGCAGTATACTTGCCCTTAGTGTTCTAGTCTGCAAGGCTTGCACATGGCATGGGAGTGTATTTATATGTTAATACTGCTAATTAAAGCATTTAAATCTACTGTAATTATATATTTGACCTTACACAAGCAGAAAATGTGATTCTAGCTTGACTTTGGATTCCCCAGTCATACTCTTTAGCTAAAACTATTCTGCATGGTgttaatatatacatagagCATTTTTAAACCGTGAATATTTCACCTTATATGACTACTGTTCTCTTTCTTTGCCTATACTGATGGACGTGTGCtcagaatcttttttttttctttttcttgtagaTGCCACATATGACTTTAAGCAATTTGTGTCTTTCcaaatttttagagaaaagGAAATGTCAGGCTGTTATGTAGAGTTTGgattctgtttttctttttcctttctcagAAACAGGAACACAGAAACTTTACATGCCTTTTCAACTTTAATAATCTCATTTTACTACTTTGTACTTGCAATTGTAagcaaatatatttaatatcaccttttctttttcagtttccAAGGATGGTTCACTGGATAAGGTTGAGATTTCTACATACTAATTTAATTTGCATGTATGATGCCAGGGGCAAAACTAATGCGGAGGCTCATGCATTGACAAGAAAATCTGTGAGGGtatgtgatatttttttttacatagtttatttatttttttaatttatataaattttaatgatGCTCCATGTTGTTTTGATATTGGGCTTACATTAACTTTATCAATAATTACCAGAGAAtccaatttttgtttcttaaaaaccAATAGTATCAAAATTAATCAGTTTTTCATTACTAGATGTGTCAATATGTTTTATTAGTATCAGCAATTTGATTCCCTTCTAATATTATTAATGATACAGCCAACTGTGAAGACCACACTCCAGGCTACCCTTGCACAAAGGACTTTAAAATCCAAGAACATATTAAATATTAGCAAGTCAACATCTGTTGCTACAATCTCCTCTAAGAACAAGGAGGAAGCAGTGACATCTTCTATTTCTGAGAATGCTGCAGTTGTGGTTCCACATGAAGCTACTCAAGGACAGTTTCCATCTGATGGTGCTGCAGTTGTGGTTCCACTTGAAGCTACTCAAGGACAGCTTCCATCTGATGGCAATGGCAATCCAAGTACTGTATCGGATGTCATTACCAAGAAATCGAAACGGAGGAGATCTTATACATCTTTATTGATGGCAGGATCAAAGGTTGAGGCAtactatattatattttaatgtaATGTATTTACCCTTTTTTTGCGAATTTCAATTACAATTGGTCTTATCTTGCAGTTACTGGAGGGATGCGGTGAAGTTATGAAGCTGGAAAAGCTACCAAGTATTGATGACAATTGCAATCAACTAGAAGTTGCTGAATATGTTGATGAGATCTATCAGTACTATTGGGTTACAGAGGTGATGTATAATGTCTTCCTATCTATTGCTTTATTCTTCtaccaatttattttattttatttttatttattctggTCAGGATAGTATGGTAACAAactttttacattatatttctCAAGTGTTGTAATGCAATAGCTTGGTAATTGATAAAGTAGAAAGAGGAATGAAATCAAAGGAATGGGATCCCAATCTACCTGGGATCTGTGGGTATCTACagcaaatccttttttttttttttttaagtatgccGGTGGCATATATTCtcagttttagtttttaattatctGTATCTTATGACAAGACAGTCTGATAAGAGATTACTTGATTTATCACTCATTTTTAAAGTTATGAAGAAAACAGATGGTAACTGGTACTCCCTCTGTCGCATTTTGTTTTGTCCTCTTTAGAAATTCCAACTATTTCAGGAGACAGCTTTTAATACATTTTCTCTAAAATTAAAAGGTTTATCAATTTTCTAAATAATCCTTCTTATTATAAacttaaataaacaaatggaaAAGGAGTAtgacttttcaaacaatttCTTTTGCTAGATCTTATCAAGAGAAGCTTTACACTTTCATGGTTGCCTTTAACAGGAGTAATGTGTTTGATTGACATGACATTATTCGCTTTGTTTATGTTTAGTTAATGATTGTTAAGTTGTATTTTCTGTCAAGACATATGGGACCTGAAATCTTAGCTCTATGTTATTGTCTGAGTTTGGCATTCTAGCACTACTGTCCAAACCGGTTCAGCTTGATGATCTGCCTATATGCTAAATTGGCTTGACTGCAGGCACAGAATCCATCAATGGAAAATTACATGTCGATTCAGACAGACATTACAGCTCATATGCGGGGCATATTGATCAATTGGTTAATTGAGGTACATACCTTTTCTTCCAAAGCATTCTGATtacatgtttttcttttttctctctttttgcttTTCCCATAGCGGTTATCAATGCATTCTGATGATTTGCCCAATTCTTCACTGAAATTTTTATCACTCTTGTTACAGGTACActtcaaatttgatttgatgCAAGAAACTCTGTATCTCATGGTGACATTGTTAGACAGATATCTCTCACAAGCTTCAGTAAAGAAGAATGAAATGCAGTTGGTTGGTCTTACTGCGCTCTTGCTAGCATCAAAATATGAAGACTTTTGGCATCCAAGGGCAAGTATTAATGAGTACAACTCACGTGCTTCTCATCACAACTTGTTTTAATGTCATGAGTTTTTTCCAATTTACATGCTTACCTGATTTATGTGCTCCTTTCAATACAGGTCAAGGATTTAATCAGCATCTCAGCCGAGTCGTACACAAGAGATCAAATGCTTGCAATGGTATGCTAGTATCCACTCAAGAGCATTCTTTTACAAGTTCTTTTTCCTCATTTCATTAGATTGTGGAGTATACAATGAGGATGAATATGTTTACAGAGTTCATATGTCCAAATGATCCTTTTTTCTGGGAATATATATAAAACGTTACTGGTTTGCtgaatttttactttttgtatACGAACCTTTGATGTGGATGATTTGTCAAAAAGCCATTTATAGTTGCACTTTTTATTGATTCTAACTAAGCACCTTGACTTTGCTCTCCAGGAGAGGCTCATTCTTAAGCAATTGAAGTTTCGTCTTAATGTGGCTACTCCTTATGTGTTCATGTTAAGGTTTCTTAAGGCTGCTCAGTCAGACTCAAAGGTATTTTAGTAGCATTTAAAAGCCCACTCTACGAATTGTAGTTAGTAAATGCTCAGATTTTGTTTAATCTGTGGACTAGATATGATTGCGATCCTCAATTTGTTTGCTGATTGTTTGTAACTCCTTGTGGAAATTGCTCACAGCTTGAACACCTGGCATTCTACCTCATCGAGCTCTGCTTAGTTGAACATGAATATCTTAAGTTTAAGCCCTCATTGCTATGTGCATCAGCTCTCTATGTTGCAAGGTGTACCCTGCACATGACTCCAGCTTGGACCCCTCTGCTTTGCAAACATGCACGCTATGAAGAGTCCCAACTCAGGTACTTTTTAAGATTCAGCACCTTCTTCACTTTTGACTCTCCTTAGAATCTCAATTATGTTTATTTGATTGCTGCAGGGATTGCGCACAGATGATCATAAGATCCCATAAAGCTGCTGGAAAAGGACAGTTGAGAGTCTCATATGAGAAGTACATGAGGCCTGATCTCGGTGGTGCTGCAGCAATAAAACCTTTAGATAGGCTTCCTCTTTGATTTGACTTGTGTGGATAGCTTCTCTCTGTAATTAGATCAGCAAAACCTAATGATACTGGAAAATATGCAGGTGATATTTTCAGCTCAATTTGAATCTTTTGCATTACATACCACTTTTTATCACCTCCGCACATCTCAAAAAGCGTTTTTGTTCTCAAAGTTATGCAGGAAGATCTACTTAATTTCATCCTTGAAGTATTATCTCATAGCGATTATACAAAATTGAGGAAATAGACCTCCGCTGGTTGTTAATCTTGGACATTCTCCAAATTATTTCTTGGAAGCGCCTTGATTTGCCAGCTGCTGCTGCCCATGTACTGTGGTTgatatttctatttttgttcATGGTAAAATTGGTTTGATTTTCATTACAGTTCTCATATCAAGATACTTGTTGCATCTTGTGCTCTAGCCAAGTTACTTGTAACTTTGCATGTTGTACCCTAGCATTATCACCATTGCTAATCAATGATATGTTCTGCATTTCAATTCCTTTTAgtaatgtcattttttttaatgaattccttagagaagtattacgtctacaatattttcataacaaatcata
This genomic stretch from Quercus robur chromosome 4, dhQueRobu3.1, whole genome shotgun sequence harbors:
- the LOC126720372 gene encoding putative cyclin-B3-1 isoform X1 gives rise to the protein MVTAKGKFAAGLNRVGDDSRASKSVGVRNLKVYVESEPAKADADSNEGKSVIASKRANLTSVRGVNNMEKNKGKLISSASTNVRRKALADVSNAQGNSSRKAVPVGLKLTKSKSERTSLQRVSMGPGGRTINVSSRKSFTGKMQENVSQGVGDVHTSKRDSFRNKTMGQSRDSVVTNDRRTIRTSLISNRKSLPVLKRVTQAQTNIQKENAESSDKGKERSGYPVPKAGKKVASRINNRSHLWQNRMSDGFLIMGKTNAEAHALTRKSVRPTVKTTLQATLAQRTLKSKNILNISKSTSVATISSKNKEEAVTSSISENAAVVVPHEATQGQFPSDGAAVVVPLEATQGQLPSDGNGNPSTVSDVITKKSKRRRSYTSLLMAGSKLLEGCGEVMKLEKLPSIDDNCNQLEVAEYVDEIYQYYWVTEAQNPSMENYMSIQTDITAHMRGILINWLIEVHFKFDLMQETLYLMVTLLDRYLSQASVKKNEMQLVGLTALLLASKYEDFWHPRVKDLISISAESYTRDQMLAMERLILKQLKFRLNVATPYVFMLRFLKAAQSDSKLEHLAFYLIELCLVEHEYLKFKPSLLCASALYVARCTLHMTPAWTPLLCKHARYEESQLRDCAQMIIRSHKAAGKGQLRVSYEKYMRPDLGGAAAIKPLDRLPL
- the LOC126720372 gene encoding putative cyclin-B3-1 isoform X3, whose amino-acid sequence is MVTAKGKFAAGLNRVGDDSRASKSVGVRNLKVYVESEPAKADADSNEGKSVIASKRANLTSVRGVNNMEKNKGKLISSASTNVRRKALADVSNAQGNSSRKAVPVGLKLTKSKSERTSLQRVSMGPGGRTINVSSRKSFTENVSQGVGDVHTSKRDSFRNKTMGQSRDSVVTNDRRTIRTSLISNRKSLPVLKRVTQAQTNIQKENAESSDKGKERSGYPVPKAGKKVASRINNRSHLWQNRMSDGFLIMGKTNAEAHALTRKSVRPTVKTTLQATLAQRTLKSKNILNISKSTSVATISSKNKEEAVTSSISENAAVVVPHEATQGQFPSDGAAVVVPLEATQGQLPSDGNGNPSTVSDVITKKSKRRRSYTSLLMAGSKLLEGCGEVMKLEKLPSIDDNCNQLEVAEYVDEIYQYYWVTEAQNPSMENYMSIQTDITAHMRGILINWLIEVHFKFDLMQETLYLMVTLLDRYLSQASVKKNEMQLVGLTALLLASKYEDFWHPRVKDLISISAESYTRDQMLAMERLILKQLKFRLNVATPYVFMLRFLKAAQSDSKLEHLAFYLIELCLVEHEYLKFKPSLLCASALYVARCTLHMTPAWTPLLCKHARYEESQLRDCAQMIIRSHKAAGKGQLRVSYEKYMRPDLGGAAAIKPLDRLPL